The window CGCCCCTAAACTGAAATGCACCCGGGCAGAGGACAGCTCCTACTAATCTTGGTCAAAACGCGTTATAATATTGCTAGGACCAAAAACCAGAGGAGGATCCTATGCTACTCGCTGGCGACATCGGCGCAACCAAAGCCAATTTGGCACTCTTTTCCCCTGAAAACGGACCGCGCGTACCGCTGTTTGAGGCAACTTTCCCTAGTGCTCGCTACCCCAATTTAGAGGCAATCGTTCGGGAGTTCCTATCTCAAGTGGATGTGTCTGTGAGGCGTGCTTGCTTTGGAGTGGCAGGGCCAGTGGTTGGCGGTCGTTCTGAAATCACCAACTTGTCCTGGGTTATTGATGCGAAGGAGCTTCAGACGGCACTCAACTTGCCATCCGTGCAGTTATTGAACGACCTTGAAGCTATTGCCTGGGCAATACCCTTGCTGGAGCCGAAGGATCTACGTACATTAAACGCTGGTCAACCGGTTTCGGGCGGGGCTATCGCCGTAATCGCCCCAGGCACAGGATTGGGAGAGGCTTTTCTTACCTGGGACGGCACTCGCTATCGCCCTCACCCTACTGAGGGTGGCCATGCAGACTTCGCACCAACGGATGAGCGTCAGCTTGAACTATTGCGGTATCTGTTGCAGCGTTTTGGGCACGTTAGCTACGAGCGAGTTTGCTCCGGGCTTGGTCTCCCGAATATCTATGCCTATCTACATGATAGCGGTTATGCGCCAGAACCCCCTTGGCTGGCGGAGAAACTGGCTGCTACCGAGGATCCCACTCCAGTCATTGTCACTACCGC is drawn from Chloroflexota bacterium and contains these coding sequences:
- the glk gene encoding glucokinase translates to MLLAGDIGATKANLALFSPENGPRVPLFEATFPSARYPNLEAIVREFLSQVDVSVRRACFGVAGPVVGGRSEITNLSWVIDAKELQTALNLPSVQLLNDLEAIAWAIPLLEPKDLRTLNAGQPVSGGAIAVIAPGTGLGEAFLTWDGTRYRPHPTEGGHADFAPTDERQLELLRYLLQRFGHVSYERVCSGLGLPNIYAYLHDSGYAPEPPWLAEKLAATEDPTPVIVTTALSDEKGADLCIATLNIFVSILGAEAGNLALKTLATAGVYLGGGIPPRILSALEGGRFMRAFCAKGRHSELMARIPVHVILNPKVALMGAVCCGLEA